In Synechococcus sp. UW69, a single genomic region encodes these proteins:
- a CDS encoding single-stranded DNA-binding protein, translated as MNHCVLEVEVIDAPTVRYTQDNQTPIAEMAVRFDPLREGDPPGELKVVGWGNLAQELQNRVQTGQRLLIEGRLRMNTMPRGDGMKEKRAEFTLARLHPIGASATGAPPAGNPSAPAPVRQAPAAAATKVAKEPEPASWNAAPLVPDTDDIPF; from the coding sequence ATGAACCATTGCGTGCTCGAAGTGGAGGTGATCGACGCACCGACGGTTCGATACACCCAAGACAACCAGACTCCCATTGCGGAGATGGCCGTGCGCTTTGACCCCCTGCGGGAGGGTGATCCGCCAGGCGAATTGAAGGTGGTTGGCTGGGGCAACCTGGCCCAGGAGCTACAGAACCGTGTGCAGACAGGGCAGCGGCTGCTGATTGAAGGCCGGCTGCGGATGAACACCATGCCCCGAGGCGATGGCATGAAGGAGAAACGGGCTGAATTCACCCTGGCTCGGCTCCATCCGATCGGCGCTTCAGCCACGGGTGCTCCCCCCGCCGGCAACCCCTCAGCCCCGGCCCCAGTCCGACAGGCCCCCGCAGCTGCGGCGACGAAAGTGGCGAAAGAGCCAGAACCAGCCAGCTGGAATGCTGCGCCCCTGGTTCCCGACACCGACGACATTCCGTTCTGA
- a CDS encoding DUF2854 domain-containing protein encodes MKDFFSPGSLVTIAGGVLTVIGATAYATGSANLSLPTIFYGIPILLGGLALKSSELPPAIRVTPIKTFQKEREAAAPELGKLLGDVTRWRYGQKAHLESSLEALKLWDEDTPPQLEEIEELHSDAGYGLRLRFLLGAVPLERWQERQERLGRFFAKGMRAELKELDEQRLDVVLLPAGEA; translated from the coding sequence ATGAAGGATTTCTTCTCCCCCGGCAGCCTCGTCACCATCGCCGGAGGCGTGCTGACAGTGATCGGTGCCACCGCTTACGCGACGGGAAGCGCCAACCTCAGCCTGCCCACAATTTTCTATGGAATTCCCATCTTGTTGGGGGGACTGGCCCTGAAATCCTCGGAGCTGCCACCCGCTATCCGGGTGACACCCATCAAGACCTTTCAAAAAGAACGGGAAGCAGCAGCCCCTGAACTGGGCAAGCTTCTCGGGGATGTGACGCGCTGGCGCTACGGCCAGAAGGCCCATCTGGAGTCGTCACTCGAAGCGCTCAAGCTCTGGGATGAGGACACCCCGCCGCAGTTGGAGGAGATCGAAGAGCTGCATTCCGACGCTGGCTATGGCCTTCGGCTGCGTTTTCTGCTTGGAGCCGTTCCCCTCGAACGCTGGCAAGAGCGGCAGGAGCGTCTCGGGCGTTTCTTCGCGAAGGGAATGCGAGCGGAACTCAAGGAACTGGATGAGCAGCGGTTGGATGTTGTTCTGCTTCCCGCGGGTGAGGCATAA
- the argB gene encoding acetylglutamate kinase, whose amino-acid sequence MAQSTQNNDDALRVSVLSEALPYIQRFAGRRIVIKYGGAAMAHSELRAAVFRDLALLACVGVQPVVVHGGGPEINQWLQRLEIPAEFRDGLRVTDADTMDVVEMVLVGRVNKQIVNGLNQLGTRAVGLSGSDGSLVEARPWGDGSHGLVGDVARVNPDVLEPLLEKGYVPVISSVAATPDDGRAHNINADTVAGELAAALEAEKLILLTDTPGILKDRNDADSLIRKLRLSEARQLIEDGVVAGGMTPKTECCIRALAQGVAAAHIIDGRVPHALLLEVFTDAGIGTMVVGRG is encoded by the coding sequence ATGGCCCAGTCAACCCAGAACAACGATGACGCCCTCAGGGTGTCGGTGCTCAGCGAAGCCCTTCCTTATATCCAGCGTTTCGCCGGACGGCGCATCGTGATCAAGTACGGCGGAGCGGCCATGGCCCATTCCGAACTGCGTGCTGCCGTCTTTCGCGATCTGGCTCTGCTTGCCTGTGTTGGGGTCCAACCCGTCGTGGTTCATGGCGGCGGGCCGGAAATCAACCAGTGGCTGCAGCGTCTGGAAATTCCAGCCGAATTCCGCGACGGATTGCGCGTCACTGACGCCGACACCATGGATGTGGTGGAGATGGTGCTGGTGGGTCGCGTCAACAAACAGATCGTGAATGGGCTCAATCAGCTCGGCACCCGTGCCGTTGGCTTGAGCGGAAGTGACGGAAGCCTGGTCGAGGCTCGCCCCTGGGGGGATGGCAGCCATGGGCTGGTGGGAGACGTTGCCCGCGTCAATCCCGATGTGCTGGAACCGCTGCTGGAGAAGGGCTACGTGCCCGTCATTTCCAGCGTTGCCGCAACCCCCGATGACGGGCGCGCCCACAACATCAATGCCGACACAGTGGCGGGAGAACTGGCGGCGGCCCTGGAGGCCGAAAAACTGATCCTGCTGACCGACACCCCCGGCATCCTCAAGGACCGAAACGATGCTGACTCCTTGATCCGCAAACTGCGCCTCTCAGAGGCGAGACAATTGATCGAAGACGGCGTCGTCGCAGGTGGCATGACCCCAAAAACGGAATGCTGCATCCGCGCCTTGGCGCAAGGCGTGGCAGCCGCCCACATCATTGACGGCAGGGTTCCCCACGCCCTGTTGCTCGAAGTCTTTACGGACGCTGGCATCGGCACCATGGTTGTGGGACGCGGCTGA
- a CDS encoding DUF3153 domain-containing protein encodes MSEKDSGLDLSEAEAALERGDYGQCLDLLLPLAESHPPNSPEGPRLRYLMITAWMGQGQDDKAIATCRLLSRCRDPKLRQQAQQLLEILEAPSLDRPERWSMTMPQLEMNASGSGQPSTMRRRRSRRPEPPPPPPTGPTRPPAAGFAVLVLAVLLGITLLLSGCVRIQADLELRGPDRLALTWDVQSTQERSLPWQDQFERDLEREVSGLKIKQSGPGHQHISSGIASSHDLAQQMAAVVEVAGRAAGISLPAPVLKLEERNWLLGVQQHLQLIVDLSDLPEIPGLDLHLSLNHGRIQSTAHSGTTTEINWRGWRWNPLGLGGLVILMLLTCSMLLQVVRRKLGFGFPELPS; translated from the coding sequence GTGAGCGAAAAAGACTCAGGACTGGACCTTTCCGAAGCGGAAGCAGCCCTCGAGCGTGGGGACTATGGACAGTGCCTGGATCTGCTCCTCCCCCTAGCGGAAAGCCACCCGCCCAACAGTCCCGAGGGGCCCCGGCTGCGTTACTTGATGATCACCGCCTGGATGGGGCAGGGGCAGGACGACAAGGCCATCGCCACCTGTCGTCTGCTCAGTCGCTGCCGAGATCCCAAGTTGCGCCAGCAAGCGCAACAACTACTCGAGATTCTCGAGGCCCCCAGCCTGGATCGTCCGGAACGCTGGTCGATGACGATGCCGCAACTGGAGATGAATGCCTCCGGCAGCGGGCAGCCGAGCACCATGCGACGGCGGCGCTCCCGGCGCCCCGAACCACCGCCTCCGCCACCGACGGGGCCGACGCGACCACCGGCGGCAGGATTCGCCGTGCTGGTCCTGGCAGTTCTGCTGGGGATCACTCTGCTGTTGAGTGGCTGCGTAAGGATCCAGGCCGATCTCGAGCTTCGCGGTCCGGATCGACTGGCCCTCACCTGGGACGTGCAGAGCACCCAGGAACGCTCCCTGCCCTGGCAAGACCAGTTTGAACGCGATTTGGAACGGGAGGTGTCCGGGCTGAAGATCAAGCAGTCGGGGCCTGGACACCAGCACATCAGTAGCGGCATTGCGTCATCGCATGATCTGGCGCAACAGATGGCCGCTGTGGTTGAGGTGGCTGGCCGCGCGGCAGGAATCTCTCTCCCTGCACCGGTGCTCAAGCTCGAGGAACGCAACTGGCTGCTGGGGGTGCAGCAGCACTTGCAACTGATCGTCGACCTCAGCGATTTGCCCGAGATTCCTGGGCTGGACCTGCATCTAAGCCTCAACCATGGGCGGATTCAAAGCACAGCGCATTCCGGAACAACCACCGAGATCAACTGGCGGGGCTGGCGCTGGAATCCTCTCGGCCTTGGTGGGCTGGTGATTCTGATGCTGCTGACGTGCAGCATGCTCCTGCAGGTCGTGCGGCGGAAGCTGGGCTTTGGCTTCCCGGAACTGCCCTCTTGA
- the priA gene encoding primosomal protein N', translated as MKSSEVCKVLSHPRRCVDVWLEAGREGRSFTYSADPSMGLMPGDLVRVRLRGRAMHGLVVAQREWGADEPPELQPVEALLQRAAVDPDWYGWLEGVADRCHLSAFRTLKAALPAGWIGQAGQRSLAGGRQMWWVQGCDPLDDADQPSPRQRELLAWLKAQGGGVWQRDLVASGFGAHLLPPLVQQGYLVRERRLAEDKVAGGADLREHPQALTAEQHAVVDAYQQLSPGRGLLLWGITGSGKTEVYLQLAAQELERGRHVLLLTPEIGLIPQLVDRCRKRFGSRVVEYHSGCGDAERVRTWRRCLSAEQPLVVVGTRSAVFVPLKPLGLIVLDEEHDSSYKQDAPMPCYHARDLALDRVVMQKARLVLGSATPSLESWVQSGSDGALTLVRLTQRISRQALPPVHVIDMRHELAEGHKRLVSRALMDRLAALPEQGEQAVVLVPRRGYSPFLSCRSCGEVVMCPHCDVALTVHRGQGGRQWLRCHWCDHREELESRCSHCGSTAFKPFGAGTQKVLELLSQELEGLRLLRFDRDSTGGRDGHRRLLDRFAAGEADVLIGTQMLAKGMDLPRVTLAAVLAADGLLHRPDLRAGEQALQLLLQLAGRAGRGERPGQVLVQTYTPEHPVIQHLVDGRYEAFLAQEVALRKEAGLVPFSRACLLRLSGDSPSKTATAAAVLAERIRPMCQSQSWWLLGPAPAPVARVAGRSRWQLLLHGPSGSSLPLPPGQDLWEGLPRGVALTVDPDPQQL; from the coding sequence ATGAAGTCTTCCGAAGTTTGCAAGGTCCTGTCGCATCCAAGGCGCTGCGTTGATGTCTGGCTTGAGGCCGGGCGTGAGGGGCGGTCCTTCACCTACTCCGCTGATCCGTCCATGGGATTGATGCCAGGAGACCTGGTGCGGGTGCGCCTGAGAGGTCGTGCCATGCATGGGTTGGTGGTCGCGCAGCGGGAGTGGGGAGCGGATGAACCCCCAGAACTGCAGCCGGTGGAAGCACTCCTACAGCGGGCTGCTGTTGACCCTGATTGGTACGGCTGGTTGGAGGGGGTGGCGGACCGCTGCCACCTGAGCGCCTTTCGCACGTTGAAGGCGGCTCTGCCGGCGGGATGGATTGGTCAGGCCGGTCAGCGCTCGCTGGCGGGAGGACGTCAGATGTGGTGGGTGCAGGGCTGTGATCCCCTCGATGACGCTGATCAACCCAGCCCCCGCCAGCGGGAACTTCTGGCTTGGTTGAAGGCCCAAGGCGGTGGCGTCTGGCAACGGGATCTTGTGGCTAGTGGATTTGGTGCTCATTTGCTGCCCCCCCTGGTTCAACAGGGTTACCTGGTGCGTGAGCGTCGGCTGGCGGAGGACAAGGTCGCTGGGGGTGCTGATCTCCGGGAGCATCCCCAGGCCTTGACCGCTGAGCAGCATGCCGTGGTCGATGCCTACCAACAGCTTTCTCCCGGGCGTGGGCTGTTGCTGTGGGGAATTACGGGTTCCGGCAAGACCGAGGTGTACCTCCAACTCGCGGCCCAGGAGCTGGAGCGGGGCCGCCATGTCTTGTTGCTGACCCCCGAGATCGGTTTGATTCCCCAACTCGTCGATCGCTGCCGTAAACGCTTCGGCTCGCGCGTCGTTGAATACCACAGCGGTTGTGGTGACGCTGAGCGGGTCCGGACCTGGCGCCGCTGTCTTTCCGCGGAACAGCCATTGGTGGTTGTTGGAACTCGCTCCGCCGTGTTTGTTCCTCTGAAGCCGCTTGGATTGATCGTTCTTGATGAGGAGCACGACAGCTCCTACAAGCAAGACGCTCCGATGCCCTGCTATCACGCCCGCGACTTGGCCTTGGATCGGGTCGTGATGCAAAAAGCACGGCTTGTGCTGGGCAGTGCCACACCGTCGCTTGAGAGTTGGGTTCAATCTGGCTCCGATGGTGCCTTGACCTTGGTGCGTTTGACCCAGCGCATTTCGCGGCAGGCCCTACCTCCCGTGCATGTGATTGACATGCGCCATGAGCTGGCTGAAGGGCACAAACGTCTGGTGAGTCGTGCCTTGATGGACCGTCTTGCGGCGCTGCCGGAGCAGGGCGAACAGGCGGTGGTTTTGGTGCCACGTCGGGGATACAGCCCTTTTTTGAGCTGCCGCAGTTGCGGCGAGGTGGTGATGTGCCCCCATTGCGATGTGGCTCTCACCGTCCACCGTGGACAAGGTGGACGCCAGTGGCTGCGATGCCATTGGTGTGACCATCGTGAGGAGCTGGAGAGCCGCTGCAGTCACTGTGGTTCCACGGCATTCAAGCCCTTTGGAGCGGGGACGCAGAAGGTCTTGGAACTCCTTTCCCAGGAACTTGAAGGCCTTCGCTTGCTCCGTTTCGATCGGGACTCCACCGGGGGGCGTGATGGTCATCGACGCTTGCTGGACCGCTTTGCCGCCGGGGAGGCGGATGTCTTGATCGGAACGCAGATGCTGGCCAAGGGTATGGATCTGCCGCGGGTCACCCTGGCGGCGGTGCTCGCGGCGGATGGGCTTCTGCATCGCCCCGACCTCCGCGCAGGTGAGCAGGCGCTGCAGTTGTTGTTGCAGTTGGCGGGCCGAGCTGGCCGGGGCGAGCGACCGGGACAGGTGCTGGTCCAGACGTACACCCCGGAGCATCCGGTGATCCAACACCTGGTGGATGGACGTTATGAGGCGTTCCTTGCTCAGGAAGTGGCTCTTCGGAAGGAGGCCGGCTTGGTGCCCTTCAGTCGCGCTTGTCTGTTGCGTCTGTCTGGAGATTCCCCCAGCAAAACAGCAACGGCGGCAGCGGTGCTTGCTGAGCGGATCCGGCCGATGTGTCAGAGCCAGAGTTGGTGGCTGCTGGGGCCTGCCCCTGCTCCGGTCGCCCGCGTGGCAGGACGGAGCCGATGGCAGCTGCTCTTGCATGGACCGTCGGGCTCCTCTCTTCCGTTGCCTCCCGGGCAGGACCTTTGGGAGGGCTTGCCCAGGGGTGTGGCGCTCACCGTGGATCCTGATCCGCAGCAGCTTTGA
- the rpoD gene encoding RNA polymerase sigma factor RpoD has translation MTPAATKAAKPDIVLLANADGTVKEVSSKESKKAPARRRASKSSAKDLSAAADELLAAADQAKSSGTTKKAAAKTAKAKTTTKTTKKAATAKKTTTKASTAKKSTAKAATAQPTAEEKAKTAAAEKEAKAKALASIKIGPKGVYTEDSIRVYLQEIGRIRLLRPDEEIELARKIADLLYLEELASQFESDNGREPDKKEWAALVEMPLIRFRRRLMLGRRAKEKMVQSNLRLVVSIAKKYMNRGLSFQDLIQEGSLGLIRAAEKFDHEKGYKFSTYATWWIRQAITRAIADQSRTIRLPVHLYETISRIKKTTKVLSQEFGRKPTEEEIAESMEMTIEKLRFIAKSAQLPISLETPIGKEEDSRLGDFIEADIENPEQDVAKNLLREDLEGVLATLSPRERDVLRLRYGLDDGRMKTLEEIGQIFDVTRERIRQIEAKALRKLRHPNRNGVLKEYIK, from the coding sequence ATGACCCCAGCTGCCACCAAAGCTGCCAAGCCGGACATCGTTCTTCTGGCCAATGCTGACGGCACAGTGAAGGAAGTCTCGAGCAAAGAATCCAAAAAAGCCCCCGCGCGCCGCCGAGCCAGCAAGTCAAGCGCGAAGGACCTGAGCGCCGCGGCAGATGAACTGCTCGCAGCAGCGGATCAGGCCAAGTCTTCCGGAACAACGAAGAAAGCAGCAGCCAAAACCGCCAAGGCAAAAACCACCACAAAGACCACAAAGAAAGCAGCAACCGCCAAGAAGACCACCACCAAGGCATCAACAGCTAAAAAATCGACCGCCAAGGCAGCTACAGCTCAACCAACAGCTGAAGAGAAGGCCAAAACAGCCGCTGCCGAGAAGGAAGCCAAGGCCAAAGCCCTGGCGAGCATCAAAATCGGCCCCAAAGGCGTTTACACCGAAGACTCCATTCGGGTCTATCTGCAGGAAATCGGACGGATCCGCCTTCTGCGTCCCGACGAAGAGATCGAACTCGCTCGCAAAATCGCGGATCTCCTCTACCTCGAAGAGCTGGCGTCTCAATTTGAAAGCGACAACGGCCGGGAACCCGACAAAAAAGAGTGGGCCGCGTTGGTTGAGATGCCGCTCATCCGCTTCCGCCGTCGCTTAATGCTGGGCCGACGAGCCAAGGAAAAAATGGTGCAATCCAACTTGCGCCTCGTTGTCTCGATTGCCAAGAAGTACATGAATCGGGGCCTGAGTTTTCAGGATCTGATTCAGGAGGGCAGCCTTGGCCTGATTCGAGCAGCTGAAAAGTTCGACCACGAAAAGGGCTACAAGTTCTCTACCTACGCCACCTGGTGGATTCGTCAGGCAATCACGCGAGCCATCGCGGACCAGAGCCGGACCATTCGCCTACCGGTTCACCTCTACGAAACGATCTCCAGGATCAAGAAAACCACCAAGGTTCTCTCCCAGGAATTCGGTCGTAAGCCAACGGAAGAGGAAATCGCTGAATCGATGGAAATGACCATCGAGAAACTGCGGTTCATCGCCAAGAGTGCCCAGCTGCCGATCTCGCTCGAGACCCCCATCGGCAAAGAAGAGGATTCCCGTCTGGGCGATTTCATCGAAGCAGACATCGAGAACCCCGAACAAGACGTCGCCAAGAACCTGCTACGTGAAGACCTCGAGGGAGTTTTGGCAACCCTCAGCCCCCGCGAGCGCGATGTGCTTCGACTCCGCTACGGATTGGACGACGGACGCATGAAAACCCTTGAGGAAATCGGCCAGATTTTCGACGTGACCCGCGAAAGGATCCGTCAGATCGAAGCCAAGGCCCTGCGCAAGCTGCGCCATCCCAACCGCAATGGGGTGCTCAAGGAATACATCAAGTAG